In a genomic window of Cloacibacillus sp.:
- a CDS encoding AMP-binding protein gives MRRLIVKLILRLFFNVKVKGWENWENAGEGVLIAPNYVSFIDPLILAVFLPAKVPFAIERRLTQKRFANLFLPIADTHILDADAPFTLKYFLNLLKNGGRCVIFPELQPTTIGNPMKVSRGVAMIADHTDAKILPIHIEGTQRTPFSRIQHKRGVRFFSDVTITVFPVTKLEIPNDVSGSARNAAAGRALERIMDEASLASRRKEKPFWDVLLDARREFGGSVRIFSDAGAKPVTYNGFITRVLLIEEALKQENLSETNLGVLLPTSLGGVVTLYALQKMGKVPAMLNFSLGPRALVNCCKTACLKTVISSRKFIEIGKLEALTNAISEAGIRIFWLEDVAPLITTRKKLSAALRTPFLRSAPVDPAAVEKPAVILFTSGSEGAPKGVVLSYKNLNTNHAQMFTRVDFYRSDRVLNAMPIFHSFGLCGVFMPVSLGFFVYLYPTPLHYKNIATICYDERITLLFATDTFLAGYAKAANDNYDFATMRLLVQGGEKLKPSTQQTWFERFNVRITEGYGVTEASPVVANNYYAHHKSGTVGTLVAGMQHRLEPVEGVHKGGRLWLKGDNIMLGYLRSTNPGVLEPPKDGWYDTGDIVDIDDEGFVTILGRAKRFAKIGGEMISLAAVEEAMQEIWPEEQHAVTMVHGANRETLTAVTTKKDLKRDLVRQKFAEIGMAEIAIPRKVIYMETIPILGNGKTSYVELDETLKNMAAEEEKACEGQPCQEDAKAE, from the coding sequence GTCGACTGATTGTGAAACTTATACTGCGCCTGTTCTTCAACGTAAAGGTCAAGGGCTGGGAAAACTGGGAAAACGCCGGAGAGGGCGTACTGATCGCCCCAAACTACGTCTCGTTCATCGACCCGCTGATACTTGCCGTATTTCTTCCTGCGAAGGTGCCGTTCGCAATAGAACGGCGGCTCACTCAGAAAAGATTTGCGAACCTCTTTCTGCCGATAGCGGATACGCATATACTGGACGCCGATGCGCCGTTCACGCTGAAATATTTTCTTAACCTGCTGAAAAACGGAGGCCGCTGCGTCATATTCCCGGAGCTGCAGCCCACGACCATAGGCAACCCGATGAAGGTCTCGCGCGGCGTGGCGATGATAGCCGACCACACAGACGCAAAAATCCTCCCCATACATATCGAAGGCACACAGCGCACGCCCTTTTCTCGCATACAGCATAAGCGCGGAGTGCGCTTTTTTTCAGACGTAACCATCACAGTTTTTCCGGTGACAAAACTTGAGATACCGAACGACGTGAGCGGCTCTGCCAGAAATGCCGCGGCGGGGCGCGCTCTTGAGCGCATCATGGACGAGGCCTCGCTTGCCTCGCGCCGCAAGGAAAAACCGTTCTGGGACGTACTGCTCGACGCGCGCCGGGAGTTCGGCGGCAGCGTTCGCATCTTCAGCGACGCGGGGGCGAAGCCCGTCACCTACAACGGCTTCATCACGCGCGTTCTGCTAATAGAAGAGGCGTTAAAACAGGAAAACTTAAGCGAGACGAACTTGGGCGTGCTGCTTCCCACCTCTCTTGGCGGCGTAGTGACGCTCTACGCGCTCCAGAAGATGGGCAAAGTGCCCGCCATGCTCAACTTTTCGCTCGGGCCGCGCGCTTTGGTCAACTGCTGCAAAACGGCCTGCCTCAAGACCGTCATATCTTCGCGCAAATTTATAGAAATCGGCAAGCTCGAAGCGCTCACAAACGCCATATCGGAGGCGGGCATACGCATCTTCTGGCTTGAAGACGTAGCTCCGCTCATCACGACGCGCAAAAAATTATCGGCCGCTCTGCGAACGCCGTTTCTGCGTTCCGCGCCGGTAGACCCAGCCGCCGTTGAAAAGCCCGCCGTCATTCTCTTCACCTCAGGCTCCGAAGGCGCGCCAAAGGGCGTCGTGCTCAGCTATAAAAACCTCAACACGAACCACGCGCAGATGTTCACGCGGGTCGACTTCTACCGCTCCGACCGCGTGCTCAACGCGATGCCCATCTTCCATTCGTTCGGCCTGTGCGGCGTCTTCATGCCGGTGTCGCTTGGATTTTTCGTCTACCTCTACCCGACGCCGCTGCACTATAAAAATATCGCCACCATTTGCTACGACGAGCGTATAACGCTGCTCTTTGCGACGGACACCTTCCTTGCCGGATACGCGAAGGCGGCGAACGACAACTACGACTTTGCGACGATGCGCCTTCTCGTGCAGGGCGGCGAAAAACTGAAGCCCTCGACGCAGCAGACGTGGTTTGAACGCTTCAACGTCCGCATAACGGAGGGCTACGGCGTAACGGAGGCCTCTCCGGTGGTCGCCAACAACTACTACGCGCACCACAAGAGCGGCACCGTCGGCACGCTGGTCGCCGGCATGCAGCACCGTCTGGAGCCTGTGGAGGGCGTGCACAAGGGCGGACGGCTCTGGCTGAAGGGCGACAACATCATGCTCGGGTATCTGCGCAGCACGAACCCCGGCGTGCTTGAACCGCCCAAGGACGGCTGGTATGACACGGGCGACATCGTAGACATCGACGACGAAGGCTTCGTCACCATACTAGGCCGTGCGAAACGCTTCGCAAAGATAGGCGGGGAAATGATCTCCCTTGCCGCCGTCGAAGAGGCGATGCAGGAGATATGGCCCGAAGAGCAGCACGCGGTAACGATGGTGCATGGCGCGAACCGCGAGACGCTCACCGCCGTCACCACCAAAAAAGACCTAAAGCGCGACCTCGTGCGCCAGAAATTCGCCGAAATCGGCATGGCGGAGATAGCCATACCGCGCAAAGTCATATATATGGAGACAATCCCCATCCTCGGCAACGGAAAGACGAGCTACGTCGAGCTGGACGAGACGCTGAAAAACATGGCGGCCGAAGAGGAAAAGGCCTGCGAAGGCCAGCCGTGCCAGGAGGATGCGAAGGCGGAGTAG